Proteins encoded together in one Peribacillus asahii window:
- a CDS encoding alpha/beta fold hydrolase, whose protein sequence is MPYLKVKDDIDIFYECYGEGEPLVFVHGLGASSSMYKPQIEYFQQHFKVILLDLRGNGNSGFLECNVESVLDKQAEDIKELLLFLEISSATFIGVSYGGVLIQKVAIASPDIVKALVIVDSFCDTSIDSLQKLLAMVGANQTWVLHMPKKWLAKLTKSSYKRWSIACKEMESIILNMRTYETKIQRKAINRIRFNDQLLKVNIPTLCLVGDYTKLGKKMMERVSSCIQNSELKVIENSFDPSNLCQPKVFNKTVHKFISNLL, encoded by the coding sequence ATGCCTTATTTAAAAGTTAAAGATGATATAGATATATTTTATGAGTGTTATGGTGAAGGAGAGCCATTAGTGTTTGTACATGGATTAGGGGCTTCATCCTCAATGTATAAGCCACAAATAGAATACTTTCAACAACACTTCAAAGTTATTTTACTTGATTTAAGAGGTAATGGGAACTCTGGTTTTTTAGAATGTAATGTGGAAAGTGTTTTAGATAAACAAGCAGAAGATATTAAAGAGCTTTTACTTTTTTTGGAAATTTCTTCAGCGACATTTATTGGAGTTTCATATGGTGGGGTTTTAATTCAAAAGGTAGCCATTGCATCCCCAGATATTGTTAAGGCACTCGTTATAGTCGATAGTTTCTGTGATACCTCAATTGATTCCCTTCAAAAATTATTAGCAATGGTAGGAGCCAATCAAACATGGGTTTTACATATGCCTAAAAAGTGGTTAGCAAAATTAACAAAATCCTCATATAAAAGATGGTCCATTGCTTGCAAAGAGATGGAAAGCATTATACTTAACATGAGGACATATGAAACGAAAATCCAAAGAAAAGCAATAAATAGAATTAGATTTAATGATCAGTTATTAAAGGTTAATATTCCTACACTTTGTTTAGTAGGTGACTATACTAAATTGGGTAAAAAAATGATGGAACGGGTATCGAGTTGCATTCAAAATTCGGAGTTGAAGGTAATCGAAAATTCTTTTGACCCTAGTAATCTTTGTCAGCCAAAGGTTTTTAATAAGACAGTTCATAAATTTATATCTAATTTACTATAG
- a CDS encoding IS110 family transposase: MNYNQNHKIAQITPKTLVIGIDIAKHHHVARAQDYRGMELGSTCFFDNTQEGFRTFINWIIQIKESCEMDSVITGMEPTGHYWLNLAHILKEEQIKFVTVNPLHVKHSKELDDNSPTKNDVKDAKVIAQLVKDGRYAEPTIPQGVFAELRVAKKLRDLLNVDLQIVQGQVHNWLDRYFPEFFTVFKSWEGKAALHLLKLEALPHELVNYTEEELLDYLRQEVKRSIGIKKIQSLKEAANRSIGIRQGAMMAKMELRSLIQKYELIQAKFEELDHTLDTLLQDIPGVDQMLEITGIGRDTVAGFFAEVGDLSEYNHPRQITKLAGLSLKENTSGKHKGRTTITKRGRKKLRALLFRASMILVAKNKAFKALHHYYTTRPDNPLKKMQSLIALCNKLIRILFSIGQKQFVFQEEKMLKDIPHMHAFIQEPIAA, encoded by the coding sequence ATGAATTATAACCAAAATCATAAAATAGCTCAAATTACACCTAAAACCTTAGTAATCGGTATTGATATTGCGAAACATCATCATGTAGCTAGAGCACAAGATTATCGTGGAATGGAGCTAGGATCTACTTGCTTTTTTGATAATACCCAAGAAGGATTTAGGACATTTATTAATTGGATTATTCAAATAAAAGAGTCTTGCGAAATGGATTCTGTCATTACTGGAATGGAGCCAACTGGCCATTATTGGCTTAATTTAGCTCATATTCTAAAGGAGGAACAGATTAAGTTCGTAACGGTCAACCCTTTACATGTCAAGCACAGTAAGGAGTTAGACGATAACTCTCCAACTAAAAATGATGTAAAAGACGCGAAAGTCATTGCACAACTAGTCAAAGATGGTAGATACGCTGAACCAACCATACCACAAGGGGTTTTCGCGGAACTGCGTGTGGCTAAGAAATTACGCGATCTATTAAATGTGGACTTACAAATTGTGCAGGGACAGGTACACAACTGGCTTGATCGATATTTTCCAGAGTTCTTTACCGTTTTTAAAAGTTGGGAGGGAAAGGCAGCTCTTCATTTATTAAAACTTGAAGCGTTACCTCATGAGCTAGTGAACTATACAGAAGAAGAATTACTCGATTACTTAAGGCAAGAAGTGAAGAGAAGTATAGGAATAAAGAAGATTCAATCCTTAAAAGAAGCAGCCAATCGCTCGATTGGCATTCGTCAGGGTGCCATGATGGCTAAAATGGAATTAAGATCATTAATTCAAAAATATGAACTCATTCAAGCCAAGTTCGAAGAGCTTGACCATACTTTGGATACACTGCTTCAAGATATTCCAGGCGTTGATCAAATGTTAGAGATAACAGGAATTGGACGCGATACAGTGGCGGGTTTCTTCGCTGAAGTAGGGGATTTGAGTGAATATAATCATCCTCGTCAAATAACCAAACTGGCAGGACTTAGCTTAAAAGAAAATACATCTGGAAAGCATAAAGGGAGAACCACGATTACGAAACGTGGACGTAAGAAATTACGAGCATTATTATTTCGGGCATCTATGATTCTAGTAGCGAAGAATAAAGCCTTTAAAGCCCTACATCATTATTACACAACGAGACCTGACAATCCGTTGAAAAAGATGCAGTCTTTAATTGCTTTGTGTAATAAGCTTATACGCATTCTCTTCTCCATTGGGCAGAAACAGTTTGTGTTCCAGGAAGAGAAGATGTTGAAGGATATCCCTCATATGCATGCATTTATTCAAGAACCAATAGCAGCTTAA
- a CDS encoding HAD family hydrolase — MDKYKVILFDLDGTLSDPKVGITKSVQYALQKMNIVEPDIDKLECFIGPPLQVSFAEYYDFGEKNTQKAIELYRERFKEKGMFENELYSNIASLLKSLKEQQFTLVVATSKPTVFAEQILKYFNIDQYFELIVGSNLDGTRASKTEIIQYILDKYKEHTLSDFIMIGDRKHDIIGANNTGINSIGVTYGYGSFEELSHSNPTHIVKSVSQLKDILMGSQVK, encoded by the coding sequence ATGGATAAATACAAAGTAATTTTATTTGATTTAGACGGAACACTTTCAGACCCAAAGGTAGGAATAACTAAATCGGTTCAATATGCATTACAAAAAATGAACATTGTTGAGCCTGACATTGATAAACTTGAATGTTTTATTGGTCCACCACTACAAGTTTCATTTGCTGAATATTACGATTTTGGCGAGAAAAACACACAAAAAGCAATTGAATTATATAGGGAGAGGTTTAAGGAAAAGGGAATGTTTGAGAATGAGTTATATTCAAATATTGCATCACTATTAAAATCGTTAAAAGAACAACAATTTACTTTAGTTGTAGCAACTTCAAAGCCTACTGTATTTGCTGAACAAATACTAAAGTACTTTAATATTGATCAATATTTTGAACTTATTGTCGGAAGTAACCTTGATGGAACAAGAGCTTCAAAAACTGAAATAATTCAATACATACTAGATAAGTACAAGGAACATACGCTTAGTGACTTTATTATGATTGGCGACAGGAAGCACGATATTATTGGTGCAAATAACACTGGAATTAACTCTATTGGAGTAACTTATGGATATGGTTCATTTGAAGAACTAAGTCATTCTAACCCTACTCATATTGTCAAAAGTGTAAGCCAGTTAAAGGATATTTTGATGGGTAGTCAAGTCAAATAA